A stretch of the Lactuca sativa cultivar Salinas chromosome 9, Lsat_Salinas_v11, whole genome shotgun sequence genome encodes the following:
- the LOC111920442 gene encoding auxin-responsive protein SAUR32: MGSGEQFMSLYHHHHHDVMKKDEHKMSIPKGCVSVIVGLKGEEKKRFVIPVMYMNHPLFMELLKEAEEEYGFQHQGPITIPCHVKDFCNVQGLIDQDHNHLYHHNHHHPICCFKD, from the coding sequence ATGGGTTCTGGAGAACAATTCATGAGCctctatcatcatcatcatcatgatgtGATGAAGAAAGATGAGCATAAGATGAGCATACCAAAAGGTTGTGTCTCTGTGATTGTGGGACTTAAAGGTGAAGAGAAGAAGAGGTTTGTGATACCAGTTATGTACATGAACCATCCATTGTTCATGGAGCTCTTAAAGGAGGCTGAAGAGGAGTATGGTTTCCAGCATCAAGGTCCCATTACCATCCCTTGCCATGTTAAAGACTTCTGTAATGTTCAAGGATTGATTGATCAAGATCATAATCATCTATACCATCATAACCACCATCATCCTATTTGTTGCTTCAAAGATTGA